Genomic window (Arthrobacter sp. StoSoilA2):
AAAGTCAATAAATTTTAGACAGATCTGTCTGATATGCTTTGTGTATGGCCTCCACCAAGCTTCCGGCTCGGCAGCGTCTCCTCGATGCCGCAGACAAGTTGTTTTATGCCGAGGGTGTCCACACCGTTGGCATTGACCGCCTCATCGAAGAGGCAGGCGTAGCCAAGGGCTCGCTCTTCTACAATTTTTCGGGCAAGGACGATCTCGTTGCCGCCTACTTGGAGGGCCGCGACCGTCAACGGCGAGAACGCATAGCCAGGCATCAGGTCGGGCTTGACGAGCCCACAGCGAAATTGCTGGCCATCTTTGACTCCCTTCACGAAGCGGTGACCTCGCCCGGGTACAAAGGTTGTCCGTTCGCCAATGCCAACGCAGAAGCCCTTCCGGGAAGCGTCGAGGCTGAAGCCCTGAAAACGTTCCGCGGTTGGCTTTCCGACGCAATCCTCTCGCTCTGCGAAGAGGCTCGGTTTGCCGATCCGGCAGATGTCGCAGCGCGCATCCGCCTGCTCTATGACGGGGCGGTCTCCAATTCGCACCTGGACGCCCAGCCGGGGGCTGTCCGGTTGGCCAAGGAGCTGGCTTCCATGGTTCTGGAAAACGCACCCCGCGCCCTCTGACTTTGGGCTCCGATAGGAATAGCCTCGCGGAGCAGGCAGTTGTCGCTAACCATGAAGGCAATTACCTATAGCGAGTATGGAACCCCGGACGTCCTGGAGCTGACTGATCAGCCGATGCCCAAAGTGGGTCCAGGCATGGTCTTGGTGAAGGTGAAGGCGGCGTCGGTAAATCCGGTCGACTGGAAGATCATGGCCGGCTACCTGGACTCCTTCATGGACCTTCAGTTCCCGGCCATTCCGGGCTGGGACGTGGCGGGCGTTGTGGAATCGGTGGGAATTGACGCCCCACAATTTCAGCCCGGGGATGAGGTCATTGCCTATGGCCGCAAGGACTACGTTCACGGCGGAAGTTTTGCTGAATACATTGCGCTCCCGGAGCGGCTTCTCGCCAGGAAGCCGGACTCCCTGGATTGGAACGAGTCGGCCGGACTTCCTTTGGCCGGGCTCACAGCTTTCCAGGTACTCAATCGTCTCGGGCTCAAAACAGGCGAGACGGTTTTGATCCATGGCGGTTCTGGCGGGGTCGGATCCCTCGGTGTTCAGATCGCCGCGGCGCTCGGCGCGAGGGTCATCGCGACAGCGTCCCCAAAGAACCACGACTTTCTCCGCTCGCTTGGCGCGGAACCTGTTGCGTACGGTGAAGGGCTTGTCGGGAGGGTGCGGGCCTTGCAGCCTGATGGTATTGATGTCGTGGCCGACTTTGTGGGTGGAAACCTCGAGGCGACCCTGAAGGTCCTGTCCGAAGGAGGCCGGCATGCATCCATTGCAGACAGTGAGGTGGAGGCGCATGGTGGAACCTGGATGTGGGTGAGTCCCGTCGGTGCCGAACTGCAGCAGCTCGCTGACCTGGTAGATGAACATGGGATCCGGGTAGAGGTGGCGGAGACGCTTCCCTTGGCCAAGGCTGCGGATGCCGTCCGGCTCAACAT
Coding sequences:
- a CDS encoding TetR/AcrR family transcriptional regulator gives rise to the protein MASTKLPARQRLLDAADKLFYAEGVHTVGIDRLIEEAGVAKGSLFYNFSGKDDLVAAYLEGRDRQRRERIARHQVGLDEPTAKLLAIFDSLHEAVTSPGYKGCPFANANAEALPGSVEAEALKTFRGWLSDAILSLCEEARFADPADVAARIRLLYDGAVSNSHLDAQPGAVRLAKELASMVLENAPRAL
- a CDS encoding NADP-dependent oxidoreductase; the protein is MKAITYSEYGTPDVLELTDQPMPKVGPGMVLVKVKAASVNPVDWKIMAGYLDSFMDLQFPAIPGWDVAGVVESVGIDAPQFQPGDEVIAYGRKDYVHGGSFAEYIALPERLLARKPDSLDWNESAGLPLAGLTAFQVLNRLGLKTGETVLIHGGSGGVGSLGVQIAAALGARVIATASPKNHDFLRSLGAEPVAYGEGLVGRVRALQPDGIDVVADFVGGNLEATLKVLSEGGRHASIADSEVEAHGGTWMWVSPVGAELQQLADLVDEHGIRVEVAETLPLAKAADAVRLNMEGHTRGKLVVRVGS